Genomic DNA from Streptomyces sp. NBC_01571:
CGCCGCCTTGATCGCGGCGCAATGCCCGGAAGGCGACCCCGTCGACACGCCCTACGGCCCGGAAACACCTATGCCCCTGTTCCCTTCCGACCTGCGCGCACTCGCCGACGAAGCCCTCGCCCGCATCGTCGGCGACGAGGATGGGCCAGCCTCGAACTGGGTCAACCCGGAGGACTGGAAGCAGTGGCGAGCCATACTCACGCGCCTTCGCGCAGTGCTTTCCGCGCCACCCCCTTCCATTGCTCTCTTCGATGTCCAGCCATAACGGAGCGTCACTCAGCACGGAAGCTGAGCCAGAACCTGTACTTGGGTTCTGGCTCAACTTCTGCGATGCCGTCCCGAGGTGAGAGCGTCGGCAAGCCGCGCCCCCGGATCACCAGGGAGAGGGTGCGCCGAACGCCCGGTCGGCCAAGTGGAGATGCCGTCGTCCACCCACCGCGGAACGACGTAGAAGTGCAGGTGGGCGTGCGGCACCGGCTCTCCTTTGACCAACACCCCACCTTTAAGTGGCCTTCGGCCCCCCGTGGCCGGCGGCGCGCAGATGGTGCAGATAGGCGGTGGGGTCGGGGTGCATCGCGTCCTGTGCGCCGGAGCGGTGCAGTTCCAGGTGGCCGTCCGGGTGCAGACGGAGGGTGGTGGTCGCCGCGCGGGGTGGGGAGCCCGGGGCGTCGGGGGTGGTGCCGGGAAGCGCGGCCGGGTCGAGGACGGGGACGTCCTCGGGGAACATGGCGCGTGCCTGGGCCGCGGTCGGCGCCGGGGGCCGGCCCGTGCGGTTGGCGCTGCTGACGTACAGGACGGGGTGCTCGTCCAGGACCGGCTGCAGGGGGCTCCAGCGGGCGCCGAACAGCAGGGTCCACCCGTTGTGGGTCGCCGGGGCC
This window encodes:
- a CDS encoding DUF4259 domain-containing protein; this translates as MGTWDTGPFDNDTAADFANALDDVEPEAREALIRGVLVRTIDATGYLMEAEEAVAAAALIAAQCPEGDPVDTPYGPETPMPLFPSDLRALADEALARIVGDEDGPASNWVNPEDWKQWRAILTRLRAVLSAPPPSIALFDVQP